From Verrucomicrobiota bacterium:
CTGATCGCCATCAAGCGGCTGGTGCCATCGTGATCCACACGGGTCTCGATCCTCTCCGGCGCGAGCGAAAGTCCCGTTCCCAGGGCCTTGAGCACGCTTTCCTTGCGTGTCCAGCATTCGAAAAACGCGGCTTCCCGGCCGTGGGGTGGAATGCCGGCAATCCATTCCCGCTCGTGAAGCGTGAAAAAACGCTCCATGACGCCATTCGCGTCATGCATGGGGCGAATTCTTTCCACATCCACCCCGACTTCGCCAACTCGCGTGAACGCAAGGGCGCCAAACGCTCCAGAATGCGAAACATTGAAGTACCATGGAGTGTCCGGACAAGAGAGTTTCCCGTGCGGTCCGGCCTTGAATTCGACTTCAGCCGGTTCGCGGCGAATCAAACGGGCCGCGAGCATTCTCAACCAGGCGCGGGTTTGAACGAATCGAACCCGGTCTTCCCGCGCGCGAAAGCGCCCGGCCCGCTCGATTTCCAACGCATCGAGAACGCGCAGAAAGGGTGCCGGACTCTCCACCGACAAGTCGAATTCGAGCAAAAGCACCCTGGCTTCCATGGCGGTGGACTCGAAGGCCGCCGACCAGCTTGCGCCAGGGTCAAGCACTTGGACCGGGATCACAAATCAAAACAGGCGCACGCGGGCGTAGGAAATGGTTGAACTCTCCCCGGCGCGATGCCCAAGCATGTCGAGAAAACGGGACGGCTTGCTTCCGGCTCGAGGCGTGGCCGTGAAATAGCTGGTAAAAGGCTGGGCGAAGGGAATCGTGACGGGAGGCGAAAACGCGGCGTGGGCCCCG
This genomic window contains:
- a CDS encoding 4'-phosphopantetheinyl transferase superfamily protein, which codes for MIPVQVLDPGASWSAAFESTAMEARVLLLEFDLSVESPAPFLRVLDALEIERAGRFRAREDRVRFVQTRAWLRMLAARLIRREPAEVEFKAGPHGKLSCPDTPWYFNVSHSGAFGALAFTRVGEVGVDVERIRPMHDANGVMERFFTLHEREWIAGIPPHGREAAFFECWTRKESVLKALGTGLSLAPERIETRVDHDGTSRLMAISGAQEPAANWTLHPFLPDEGYRGCLAAPSGASPVSAIRLKSIRLFSEMECGR